The candidate division WOR-1 bacterium RIFOXYB2_FULL_36_35 genome includes the window CCCCACCTGTCACAACAATATTTCTTGCAGCTTCAGCTACGGCTATTTGCGCGCCAATATAAGGGTCAAGCTTACAATAAAGCCCATTACAATCGGAAGTTACCGCAAGTCCCCATTTTTTATTCTTCATCCTGAGGACAGTAGCATCGCCCCCCGGATAAACAGAAGTATTTACCTGAACCATATGATCAAACTGCTCATATACAGCACGTTTGCTTGCAATATTTGGGGATGATAGCATTTGAAGCATAAGCTTATTAAAATCTTTAGGTGTTTTAAAGTTTTGGATTTTGGATTTTGGATTTTGGATTTCTTCCCAAGGCATATCATAAATCGGAGCATTAGCCAATTCTTCAACCGGAATATCGGCAACAAGAACATCTCCGTTGTAAACTTTAACAAGCTTATCTAAAAGAACTTCCCCTATTTTAACAGCTTCCAAACCCCATTTATTAAATATATTTATAATTTTATCCTCTTTGCCAGCTTCAACACAAAGAAGCATCCTCTCCTGAGATTCTGACATCATAATTTCGTAAGGTTCCATCCCCTCTTCCCTTAAAGGAACTTTTTGCAGATCAATAGCAACGCCAACACCTCCGGCAGCCGCCATTTCAGAAGATGAACATGTAAGCCCAGCCGCCCCCATATCTTTTATCCCAAGGACAACATCTGTCTGCAACGCCTCAAGGGTAGCCTCTATTAAACATTTTTCAGTAAAAGGATCTCCAACCTGAACAGTGGGACGTTTTTCCTCCTCACCTTCTTTAAACTCAGCTGAAGCAAGAACTGAACAGCCCCCTATCCCGTCACGTCCCGTTTTAGATCCGGCATAAATTATGGAGTTGCCGATTCCAACAGCTTTAGCCCGCGCAATTTTATCCTTAGGACAAACCCCCACACACATAACATTAACAAGGCAATTCCCTTCATACGCATCATTAAAATAGATCTCACCCCCAACTGTAGGAACACCGACACAATTGCCATAAAACTGAATGCCGTCTATCACACCGTCAAAAATATATTTATTAAAAGGCTTTGATATGTTGCCAAATCTTAAAGAATCCAAACACGCAATAGGACGGGCTCCAGCAGTAAAAATATCACGAATGATACCCCCTACCCCAGTTGCAGCTCCTTGTTTTGGCTCAATTTGAGACGGATGGTTATGTGATTCCATCTTGAAAATTATAGCTGTATCATCATAGACAAAACCACCGGCATCTTCACCGACCAATGTTTCATATTTACCCTTTTGAGGAAAAAGTTTTAAGTATTTTCGCGATCGCGGATAACCGCAATGTTCCGACCATTCAACGGAGAACATTGCAACTTCTGTAGGAGACGGGTCTCGCCCCAAAATACCAAGGATTCTCTGGTATTCTTTAGAGGTCAAACCCAATTTTTGATAAACTTCAGGTTCTATCACAAAGAGATTTTAACATGTTTTTGGAAACTATTCCAGATTAGCAGGATAGGAAAATTTCATCCTCTCTCCTGATCAGGTTAGTTTTTTATTTCGGACAATGAATTCTATAACGCCCTTCAGTTAAAACGACCAAAACACTTTTGCAGTCAAGAAGTTTTTTCTCTTCATTCTTTAACATTTCCATGAATTCCGATACAATCTTTTGTATATTAATCAACGTATAACGAAACAAAACAACTTTCCCTTTGCCAAACAAACAACCAAACTCCAACAGTCCTCCAAAGTCTTTGTCGCCTGTTAACAGAATAAATCCCCTCTTCTGACAATATTCCAAAATCTCATAATCTTTACGCCCTGCTAACGCAGCATCAAATACAGTCATTATATCAAGGCTTTTTTCACGTAAAGAAGAAATTATTTCGGAATGAACATTTTCATCTGCAAAAAACTTTAGCATTTATACATTCTCCAATATCCTTACTTCTTCCCCCGCCATTTGAAAAGCCGCAAATTCCAGCGCCGCCAATACTCCTTCCCTTGTTAAACTGGGATATCCTTTAAGAATTTCATCTATAGTCATTCCGGAAGCAATTGCCTGTAAGATAACAGCGACGGAAATACGTGTTCCTTTTACTATAGGTTTACCTGAAAAAATATCCTTGTCACAAACTATCCACTCTTCAGCCATATAAAATCACCTCATATATAAATTATATCATTTATTGAATATTTTGACCCAACAAAACCCTATCCCAGAATCACCTCAACATGATGATCGCCATTTTCAAATATAGGGATAAGATTCCCTGCTATTTTTTTACCATCAACAACTATCTCCTTAACACCCCGCGATATATGATTTGGATTTCTTACAACTATATAATAATTGGTCCCGCGATAATTCTTTTTTATCTCAAATCCCTTCCATTTTTTGGGAATACACGGATCAATTCTCAATCCATCATATTCCGGCCTAACACCTAATATATATTGTATCCATGAAACATAAGCCCATGCAGCAGTCCCGGTAAGCCAGGAATTGCGCCCCAAACCAAATTGGGGATGCTCTTTCCCCAAAATATTTTGACAATAGACATAAGGCTCTACTTCATATTGATCCGCAATTTCATTTTTTGCCGAAGGAAGAATTTGCCTCCCATACTGATACGAACGGTCGCCATCACCTGCCAAAGCCTGAGCAATAACCTGCCACGGATTAGTTTGCAAAAAAATTCCCCCGTTCTCTTTTGCCCCGGGAGGATAAGTAGTAGTCCCCCCTATCCGCCAATCAAATCCATTGTAAGCCGGCCAAATTAGAACAAGCCCGTACTTTGTATTCAAATGCTCATGCGCGGAATCAAGCGCAATCTTTGATCTTTTGCTATCCGCAAAACCTGCCATTACCGCCCAACTCTGAACCAAAAGATAGATTTTAGCTTTATCATTTTTTGACGCGCCGACTTTTTTCCCTTCATCCGTATAAGCTCTTAAATACCATTTGCCATCCCATCCTGATTTATTGACCGCCTTTTTAAATTTTTCATGAATCTCTTTATATTTTTTAACAAGCGCGGGCTTATTAATAAATTTGCAAAGCCCCATCATTTCAAGCAGGGCAACCCCAAGCAACATCGATGTCCAGACAGATTCAGCCTCCCCCTTCCCCGTATCCAGATTTAAAGTGTCATCCCAATCCGCCCAACCAGCCAATGTTAAACCATGTTTACCCACATGATTATTTGAAAAGTCTATTGCCGCTTGAAGATGATCTAAAACAGTCCCCTCACCATCCAGGAAAGGGATATTTTCCTTTAAGAAATCAAAATCTCCCGTCTCTTTTAAGTAAGAACAGACTGAAAGTATAATCCATAAATGG containing:
- a CDS encoding phosphoribosylformylglycinamidine synthase II produces the protein MEPEVYQKLGLTSKEYQRILGILGRDPSPTEVAMFSVEWSEHCGYPRSRKYLKLFPQKGKYETLVGEDAGGFVYDDTAIIFKMESHNHPSQIEPKQGAATGVGGIIRDIFTAGARPIACLDSLRFGNISKPFNKYIFDGVIDGIQFYGNCVGVPTVGGEIYFNDAYEGNCLVNVMCVGVCPKDKIARAKAVGIGNSIIYAGSKTGRDGIGGCSVLASAEFKEGEEEKRPTVQVGDPFTEKCLIEATLEALQTDVVLGIKDMGAAGLTCSSSEMAAAGGVGVAIDLQKVPLREEGMEPYEIMMSESQERMLLCVEAGKEDKIINIFNKWGLEAVKIGEVLLDKLVKVYNGDVLVADIPVEELANAPIYDMPWEEIQNPKSKIQNFKTPKDFNKLMLQMLSSPNIASKRAVYEQFDHMVQVNTSVYPGGDATVLRMKNKKWGLAVTSDCNGLYCKLDPYIGAQIAVAEAARNIVVTGGDPAALTDCLNFGNPEKPDRFYYFKRCIEGLVKACEEFELPIISGNVSFYNENPKGPILPTPTIGMVGILKDFSKRCTAAFKDIGDLVILLGENKDELGGSEYLSFIHKKEEGLPPLLDIELEKKIQAACHTAIDVGVVKSAHDLSEGGIGVALAECCILGNIGAAVHFEEEIASHSLLFSETQSRILLTIDPENIFAISDICMLLKVPFKILGKVQGKKYIIQHKGNKIVDLLVSKLSKEYFGAIR